The Fuscovulum sp. sequence TCGGGGCGGGCAGTGGATGACATGATCGCGGGGGCGCGGGTGGAGGTGGCCCCGTTCAAGGAAGACCCGATGGATTTCGTGCTTTGGAAGCCGTCGGATGACAGTCTGCCGGGGTGGGAGAGCCCTTGGGGCAGGGGCAGACCCGGGTGGCATATCGAATGTTCGGCTATGTCCTTTGCCCTTCTGGGGGCATCGTTCGACATTCACGGTGGCGGGATCGACCTGCAATTTCCGCATCACGAGAATGAGGTGGCGCAAAGCTGCTGCGCCCATCCGGAGGCCGAGTTTGCGCGCGTCTGGATGCATAATGAGATGTTGCAGGTGGAAGGGAAGAAGATGTCCAAATCACTGGGCAACTTCTTTACCGTGCGCGATCTGCTGGATCAGGGCTATCCGGGGGAAGTGATCCGCATGGTCTATCTTGGCACGCATTACGGACGTCCGATGGATTGGACGGCAGAGAAGGCGGAGAATGCCGCACGAACCTTGACAAAATGGAGAGGCTTTACCAAGGGCGTGCTGCCGTCTTCGCCATCGCCATCCGTCTTGGCCGCGCTTGCGGACGACCTCAATACTGCTGGAGTAATTGCGGAGCTTCATGCGCTTGCCGCGAGCGGTGACTTTCAGAGACTTAAGGCTTCGGCAAACTTAATTGGTCTATTGGAAGATGGCATGGGGAAATGGTTCGACCTTCTGGGTCTAGTAGAGGGTGCCAATGATGCACTTCGAGAAGTTCTAAGGCGGCGAGCAACTGCGCGAGAAGAGCGCGATTTCAAGACAGCTGACCTTATTCGAAACGAGCTGAAGTCTTTTGGCGTGACGCTGACAGACCTGCCGGACGGGACTGTTAAACCAACGATGGCACTCGACAAAATAGTGTTTTATATCAGTGGTCTATCTGAGGACGACAAAAAGGAAATGCTTGGTGAAACCTTCAATGAGGGAGTAGACAGCATTGATGGAAACGCTGCAGCAAGCGCATACCTTCTCCATGTCGCAAAGATCGTCAAAGGAAAACTAGGATAATGTATTCTGGGAAAGCTCCTGAGACTACCTTGCACGATTTTTTTGCGAAAAATCGGGGGGGCGCTGCCCCCTGCCGCCTTTGGCGGCTACCCCCGGGGTATTTGGGCCAAGATGAAGGGGCGTGTTCGTGAAAGAGCGGCTGTATCTGTTCGACACCACCCTGCGCGATGGGCAGCAGACGCAGGGGGTGCAGTTTTCGACCCCTGAGAAGCGGGTGATCGCCTTGGCGTTGGATGCGCTGGGGGTGGATTACATCGAGGGTGGTTGGCCGGGGGCGAACCCGACGGATAGCGAATTCTTTGCGGATCGGCCCAAGACGCGGGCGGTGATGACGGCGTTCGGGATGACCAAGCGTGTCGGGCGGTCGGCCGCTAATGATGATGTGCTGGCGGCTGTGCTGGATGCAGGGACGCCGGCGGTCTGTCTGGTGGGCAAGGCGCATGAGTTTCATGTGAGAACTGCGCTGGGATGCACGCTGGAGGAAAATCTGGAGGCGATCCGCGCCTCGGTCGCGCATTGCGTGGCCAAGGGGCGCGAGGCGGTGCTGGATGCCGAGCATTTCTTTGACGGCTACCGCGCCGATCCGGGCTATGCGCTGGCCTGCCTGCGCGCGGCGTTGGAGGCCGGAGCGCGCTGGGTGGTGCTGTGCGATACCAATGGCGGCACTTTGCCCGCCGAGGTGGGACGCGTGGTGGCAGAGGTGATTGCGGCAGGCGTTCCGGGGGACCGGCTGGGGATTCACTGCCATGACGATACCGGCAATGCGGTGGCCAATTCGCTGGCCGCCGTCGATGCGGGGTGCCGGCAGATTCAGGGCACGTTGAACGGGTTGGGCGAGCGCTGCGGGAATGCCAACCTGACGACGATCATCCCGACGCTGTTGTTGAAGGAGCCCTATGCCAGCCGTTTCGAAACGGGGGTGACGCGCGAGGCGCTGGCGGGGTTGGTGCGGGTGAGCCGTCAGCTGGATGATGTGCTTAACCGGGTTCCACTACGGAGCGCGCCCTATGTGGGGGCAAGCGCCTTTGCCCATAAGGCGGGGCTGCATGCGAGCGCGATCCTGAAGGACCCGTCCACCTATGAGCATGTCGACCCTGCCGTGGTGGGCAATGAACGCGTGATCCCGATGAGCAATCAGGCCGGGCAGTCGAACCTGCGGGCGCGGCTGGCGGCGGCGGGGATCGAGGTGGACCCGAAGGATGCGCGGCTGGGCCGGATTCTGGAGGTGGTGAAGGAGCGCGAGGATCAGGGCTATGCCTATGACGGCGCGCAGGCGAGTTTCGAACTGGTGGCGCGGGCGGAACTGGGTTTGCTGCCGGATTTCTTTGAGGTGAAGCGCTACCGCGTGACGGTGGAGCGTCGGAAGAACAAGTACAACCAGATCGTCAGCCTGTCCGAAGCGGTGGTCGTGGTGAAGATCGGCGAGACGAAGATGCTGTCGGTTTCGGAATCGATGGATGAGACGGGCACGGATCGGGGACCGGTGAACGCGCTGGCCAAGGCTTTGGGCAAGGACCTGGGCCCCTATCAGGGCTGTATCGACGACATGAAGTTGGTGGATTTCAAGGTGCGCATCACGCAGGGGGGGACCGAGGCGGTGACGCGGGTGATCATCGACAGCGAGGACAGTCAGGGGCGGCGCTGGTCGACTGTTGGGGTAAGCGCGAACATCGTGGATGCGAGTTTCGAGGCGCTGCTGGATGCGATCAACTGGAAGTTGATCCGGGATACGGGGCAGCCGGTGAAAGAGGGCGCGTGATGGACTGGGACAGCTTCTTCGCTGTTCACTGCGATCTGCCGCGCGAGGGGCCGGGGGAAGCTCAGGACGTGGCCTGGGCGCTGGCACTGGCCATGCTGCCGGAGGGGGCGGCGATCTGCGATGCGGGGGCGGGGGCCGGCGGCGATGTGGGCGCGCTCTTGTCGGTGCCGGGCGCGCGGGTTCTGGCGATAGACACGCATCCGGGGTTCGTGGCGCAGATGCGGCCGCGGTTTGCGGGTGAAGAGCGGGTGCGCGTTCAGGAGGCGGATGTGGGGCGGCTCGCGGTGCATCCGTCGGGGCCGTTCGACCTGATCTGGTGTGCCGGGGCCTTGTACTTTCTGGGGTTGGAAGAGGGGTTGGCGCGGATGGCGGCTGCCTTGAAGCCGGGCGGGGTGCTGGCCTTTTCCGAGCCGAGTTTTCTGACCGATGCGCCGTCAGAGGACGCGCGGGCGTTCTGGGAGGATTATCCGGTCAGGGATGCTCCGGGTATCGCATCCGCGGTGGCGGCGGCGGGCTATGAGAGCCTTGGGACGCGGGTTCTGGGCGATGCGGCATGGGAGGCCTATTACGGGCCAATGGAAGCGCGGATTGCGGCGTTGCGCGGCGGGGCAGATGCAGCGCTCGCCGCGATGCTGGACCTGTGCGCGGGCGAGGCAGAGCATTGGCGGCGGGTGAAGCGCGAGACGGGGTATCTGTTGACGGTGGCGCGGTGGCAGGGCTGAGCGCGGAGTCCGTAGATGCCTGTGCGGCGCTGGTGGCGCGGGGGGATGCGGATCGCTTTGCGGCGGTAATGGCGGCACCGCTGGCAGCGCGGGGGCGGCTTTTGGTGCTTTATGCGTTCAACCTGGAGGTAGCGCGGGCGCCCTGGGTTACGGCGGAGCCGATGATCGCCGAGATGCGGCTGCAATGGTGGCGCGATGTGGTGGCAGAGGCCGAGGCAGGACGTCCGGCGCGGGCGCATGAGGTGGCGGCGCCTTTGGCCGGGTTAATCGGCGATGCCGGTTTGCCGGTGGAGGTGATGGACCGGCTGATCGTGGCGCGGCGCTGGGATGTGTACCGCGATGCCTTTGCCGATGCGGCGGCGCTGGAGACTTATCTGGAGGACACCGGGGCGGGGTTGATGTGGCTGGCCGGGCGCGCGCTCGGGGCGGGGGCCGGGGATGAGGCGGCGCTGCGGGCCTTTGGCTGGGCGGCGGGACTGGCGGGGTATTTGCGCGCGGTGCCGGAACTGGAGGCGCGGGGACGGATCCCGTTGCTGGATGGCAGGCCCGAGGCGGTGGCGGCGCTGGCGCAGGAGGGTTTGGCCCGGATCGCAGCGGCGCGGGCGGGCCTGCGTCGCCTGTCCCGGGCGGTGCGGCCTGCGACACTGGCTGGGTGGCAAGCCGCGCCCCTGTTGAAGATGGTGGTGGCCGAGCCGCAGCGGGTGGCAGAGGGGCAGGTGCAACTGTCGGAATTCGCAAGGCGATTCGGGCTTTTGCGTGCTGGCCTGCGGGGCGGGGCCGCCTGAGGGCGGCGGGACTGGCCAGCAAGAGAGGGCATGCGGCCGTTCGGGGCATCGGAGCACGGCATGTTTCCGCGTTTTTTGGGTAATTGCCCTACAAAATCCTGATTTGTGTCCGTTTCAGAACATGGATGTCCGGCAATGTTGTCGGGAGACGGGTCAATCCTGCCCCGCCCATAGGCCGCTTGCGGTGATTTGGAAACATAATGAGTATTGTTTCGACAATCCTTCCTGCCGATGTAGACGTGGTCGCGTCGCCGAAGGGCTTTTTGCGTGGAACGCGCCTTATGACACCCACCGGTTGG is a genomic window containing:
- the cysS gene encoding cysteine--tRNA ligase → MDADNVRLYVCGPTVYDRAHIGNARPVVVFDTLFRLLRHVYGAGHVTYVRNFTDVDDKINATALARKEAGASGTLEALIAERTEETIRWYHEDMDALGALRPAIRGVVSEQAEPRATAYVGQMIAMIGTLIEKGHAYAKDGHVLFRVRSYAEYGRLSGRAVDDMIAGARVEVAPFKEDPMDFVLWKPSDDSLPGWESPWGRGRPGWHIECSAMSFALLGASFDIHGGGIDLQFPHHENEVAQSCCAHPEAEFARVWMHNEMLQVEGKKMSKSLGNFFTVRDLLDQGYPGEVIRMVYLGTHYGRPMDWTAEKAENAARTLTKWRGFTKGVLPSSPSPSVLAALADDLNTAGVIAELHALAASGDFQRLKASANLIGLLEDGMGKWFDLLGLVEGANDALREVLRRRATAREERDFKTADLIRNELKSFGVTLTDLPDGTVKPTMALDKIVFYISGLSEDDKKEMLGETFNEGVDSIDGNAAASAYLLHVAKIVKGKLG
- the cimA gene encoding citramalate synthase — protein: MKERLYLFDTTLRDGQQTQGVQFSTPEKRVIALALDALGVDYIEGGWPGANPTDSEFFADRPKTRAVMTAFGMTKRVGRSAANDDVLAAVLDAGTPAVCLVGKAHEFHVRTALGCTLEENLEAIRASVAHCVAKGREAVLDAEHFFDGYRADPGYALACLRAALEAGARWVVLCDTNGGTLPAEVGRVVAEVIAAGVPGDRLGIHCHDDTGNAVANSLAAVDAGCRQIQGTLNGLGERCGNANLTTIIPTLLLKEPYASRFETGVTREALAGLVRVSRQLDDVLNRVPLRSAPYVGASAFAHKAGLHASAILKDPSTYEHVDPAVVGNERVIPMSNQAGQSNLRARLAAAGIEVDPKDARLGRILEVVKEREDQGYAYDGAQASFELVARAELGLLPDFFEVKRYRVTVERRKNKYNQIVSLSEAVVVVKIGETKMLSVSESMDETGTDRGPVNALAKALGKDLGPYQGCIDDMKLVDFKVRITQGGTEAVTRVIIDSEDSQGRRWSTVGVSANIVDASFEALLDAINWKLIRDTGQPVKEGA
- a CDS encoding class I SAM-dependent methyltransferase — protein: MDWDSFFAVHCDLPREGPGEAQDVAWALALAMLPEGAAICDAGAGAGGDVGALLSVPGARVLAIDTHPGFVAQMRPRFAGEERVRVQEADVGRLAVHPSGPFDLIWCAGALYFLGLEEGLARMAAALKPGGVLAFSEPSFLTDAPSEDARAFWEDYPVRDAPGIASAVAAAGYESLGTRVLGDAAWEAYYGPMEARIAALRGGADAALAAMLDLCAGEAEHWRRVKRETGYLLTVARWQG
- a CDS encoding squalene/phytoene synthase family protein encodes the protein MAGLSAESVDACAALVARGDADRFAAVMAAPLAARGRLLVLYAFNLEVARAPWVTAEPMIAEMRLQWWRDVVAEAEAGRPARAHEVAAPLAGLIGDAGLPVEVMDRLIVARRWDVYRDAFADAAALETYLEDTGAGLMWLAGRALGAGAGDEAALRAFGWAAGLAGYLRAVPELEARGRIPLLDGRPEAVAALAQEGLARIAAARAGLRRLSRAVRPATLAGWQAAPLLKMVVAEPQRVAEGQVQLSEFARRFGLLRAGLRGGAA